The following proteins are co-located in the Longimicrobium terrae genome:
- a CDS encoding glycoside hydrolase family 3 protein, which translates to MRRFSGWMAVVGMVACSSPGSGAQTVQTDSAPSPRRVPAAAASPAVAPLQTDAAGRAWVDSTLARLTLRQKVAQLVFPWVSGRGPDADAPEMQRMLVSVSRDEVGGFIISTGSPAATAAKLNAAQARAALPLLIVSDLETGPGVRLTPGGTRMPPAMAFGAAGDTALAREAGRITGLEARAVGIQMTLGPILDVNGNPRNPIINVRSFGEAPDAVARLSSAWVAGARQGGLLTVGKHYPGHGDTHADSHVGLASIDADMARLQRVELVPFRAAIHAGMDGVLAGHIAALGVEGPNAPPASQSPRLVQQLLRGEMNFRGIVFTDALNMQGATQGISVTEASIRSLLAGADALLQPPEHARVISGIVAAVEAGRIPRARIDEAARRVLTAKAAAGLHRSARVDPAAVEAATGARANVAVADSVAAKSITLVRDRGGLIPVARGARVLHVTYTSRATGPAGSVLQRALAAGTAGSEHVRVGASTPVSTFTSLTARAAEADIVIVSVAVVPVQYQGLGLAGGFGAWVQSLAASGRKVIVVSLGSPYLLDAFPAVPAYMLAWDVGQSAEGAAARALLGTAGTPGHLPVSLPPHHRIGEGIVRPR; encoded by the coding sequence TTGCGCAGGTTCAGTGGATGGATGGCGGTGGTGGGGATGGTGGCGTGCTCATCGCCGGGGAGCGGCGCGCAGACGGTGCAGACGGACAGTGCGCCGTCCCCGCGACGCGTTCCGGCCGCCGCGGCCTCGCCCGCCGTGGCGCCGCTGCAGACGGACGCGGCCGGGCGCGCGTGGGTAGACAGCACGCTCGCCCGGCTGACCCTGCGGCAGAAGGTGGCGCAGCTCGTGTTTCCGTGGGTCAGCGGCCGCGGCCCCGACGCCGACGCGCCCGAGATGCAGCGGATGCTCGTCTCGGTGAGCCGCGACGAGGTGGGCGGCTTCATCATCTCCACCGGCTCGCCCGCGGCCACGGCGGCCAAGCTGAACGCCGCCCAGGCGCGCGCCGCGCTTCCGCTTCTCATCGTCTCGGACCTGGAGACCGGCCCCGGCGTGCGCCTGACGCCCGGAGGCACACGGATGCCGCCGGCGATGGCCTTTGGCGCGGCGGGCGACACGGCGCTGGCGCGGGAGGCGGGGCGCATCACGGGGCTGGAGGCGCGCGCCGTCGGCATCCAGATGACGCTGGGGCCCATTCTGGACGTGAACGGAAACCCGCGGAACCCCATCATCAACGTCCGGTCCTTTGGCGAGGCGCCGGACGCGGTAGCGCGCCTGTCATCCGCGTGGGTGGCGGGCGCGCGGCAGGGCGGGCTGCTGACCGTCGGCAAGCACTACCCGGGGCACGGCGACACGCACGCGGACTCGCACGTGGGGCTGGCCAGCATCGACGCGGACATGGCGCGGCTGCAGCGAGTGGAACTGGTGCCGTTCCGCGCCGCCATCCACGCGGGAATGGATGGTGTGCTGGCGGGGCACATCGCCGCGCTCGGGGTGGAGGGCCCCAACGCGCCCCCCGCGTCGCAGTCTCCGCGTCTGGTCCAGCAGCTTCTGCGCGGGGAGATGAACTTTCGCGGGATCGTGTTCACCGACGCGCTCAACATGCAGGGCGCCACGCAGGGGATCAGCGTAACGGAGGCGAGCATCCGGTCGCTGCTGGCGGGCGCGGATGCGCTGCTTCAGCCGCCGGAGCACGCACGGGTGATCAGCGGCATCGTGGCCGCGGTGGAGGCGGGCCGCATTCCGCGCGCGCGCATTGACGAGGCTGCGCGGCGCGTGCTGACCGCCAAGGCGGCGGCGGGGCTGCACCGCTCCGCACGCGTGGACCCGGCCGCGGTGGAAGCAGCCACCGGCGCGCGCGCCAACGTGGCCGTGGCGGATTCCGTGGCGGCGAAGTCGATTACGCTGGTGCGCGACCGCGGCGGCCTGATCCCGGTGGCGCGCGGCGCGCGCGTGCTGCACGTGACCTACACGAGCCGCGCGACCGGACCGGCGGGCAGCGTCCTTCAGCGCGCGCTGGCGGCGGGGACGGCGGGCTCCGAGCACGTCCGCGTGGGCGCATCCACCCCCGTATCCACCTTCACGAGTCTGACGGCGCGCGCCGCGGAGGCGGACATCGTGATCGTAAGCGTGGCGGTGGTGCCGGTGCAGTACCAGGGACTGGGACTGGCGGGTGGATTCGGCGCGTGGGTGCAGTCGCTGGCGGCTTCCGGACGCAAGGTGATCGTGGTATCGCTGGGGAGCCCGTACCTGCTGGACGCCTTTCCCGCCGTGCCCGCGTACATGCTGGCGTGGGACGTGGGCCAGTCCGCGGAAGGCGCCGCCGCCCGCGCGCTCCTGGGCACCGCTGGCACGCCGGGCCATCTTCCCGTCTCCCTTCCGCCGCATCACCGCATCGGGGAAGGCATCGTGCGCCCGAGGTGA
- the purB gene encoding adenylosuccinate lyase, with translation MSIDRYSNPLTERYASAEMSYIFSPKFKFGTWRRLWLALAETEQELGLPIPDAALAALRDHLDDFDLKRAGELERQLRHDVMAHVHHLGEQAPEARAIIHLGATSAYVGDNTDLIQHREALRLVARRIVAVVAGLSAFAREHRDLATLGFTHFQPAQPTTVGKRATLWIQDLLLDLEEVEFRISTLRFHGSRGTTGTQASFVDLFQGDGEKAERLTRRIAEKMGFAQAYGVGGQTYPRKVDAACLSTLSGVAQSASKFANDVRLLSHLKEVEEPFEEQQIGSSAMPYKRNPMRSERINALARHAITLTIDPAFTAASQWFERTLDDSANKRIAIPEAYLSVDAVMLLMHNVSSGMVVYPEMIRRRLMEELPFMATENLMMRAARGGGDRQDLHEKVRVHSIQAGLQVKQHGRPNDLMDRIAADPAFGVTRAELEEDLRPELYVGRAPQQVDEFLAEWVEPVLARYPDAVGESAPELKV, from the coding sequence ATGTCCATCGACCGATATTCCAATCCGCTCACCGAGCGCTACGCCTCGGCGGAGATGTCGTACATCTTTTCGCCGAAGTTCAAGTTCGGCACATGGCGGCGGCTGTGGCTGGCGCTGGCGGAAACCGAGCAGGAACTGGGTCTCCCCATCCCCGATGCCGCGCTGGCCGCGCTGCGCGATCACCTGGACGACTTCGACCTGAAGCGCGCCGGTGAACTGGAGCGCCAGCTTCGCCACGACGTGATGGCGCACGTCCACCACCTGGGCGAGCAGGCGCCCGAAGCCCGCGCCATCATCCACCTGGGCGCCACCAGCGCGTACGTGGGCGACAACACGGACCTCATCCAGCACCGCGAAGCGCTGCGCCTGGTCGCCAGGCGGATCGTGGCCGTGGTCGCGGGGCTGTCGGCGTTCGCGCGCGAGCACCGCGATCTGGCCACGCTGGGCTTTACGCACTTTCAGCCCGCGCAGCCCACGACGGTCGGCAAACGTGCGACGCTGTGGATCCAGGACCTGCTGCTGGACCTGGAAGAGGTGGAGTTCCGCATCAGCACCCTGCGCTTTCACGGCTCGCGCGGCACCACGGGAACGCAGGCCAGCTTCGTCGATCTCTTTCAGGGCGACGGCGAAAAGGCGGAGCGGCTGACGCGGCGCATCGCGGAAAAGATGGGCTTTGCGCAGGCGTACGGCGTGGGCGGGCAGACGTATCCGCGCAAGGTGGACGCGGCCTGCCTGAGCACGCTGTCCGGCGTGGCGCAGTCCGCCTCCAAGTTCGCCAACGACGTGCGACTGCTGTCGCACCTCAAGGAAGTGGAAGAGCCGTTCGAGGAACAGCAGATCGGCTCCTCCGCCATGCCGTACAAGCGCAATCCCATGCGCTCCGAGCGGATCAACGCCCTCGCGCGGCACGCCATCACGCTTACCATCGACCCGGCCTTCACCGCGGCCAGCCAGTGGTTCGAGCGCACGCTGGACGACTCCGCCAACAAGCGCATCGCCATCCCCGAAGCCTATCTTTCGGTGGATGCGGTGATGCTGCTGATGCACAACGTGTCGTCCGGGATGGTGGTGTATCCCGAGATGATCCGGCGCCGGCTGATGGAGGAGCTTCCGTTCATGGCGACGGAAAACCTGATGATGCGCGCCGCGCGCGGCGGCGGCGACCGGCAGGACCTGCACGAAAAAGTGCGCGTGCACAGCATCCAGGCGGGGCTGCAGGTTAAGCAGCACGGCCGCCCCAACGACCTGATGGACCGCATTGCCGCGGACCCGGCGTTCGGCGTCACGCGCGCGGAGCTGGAAGAGGACCTGCGTCCCGAGCTGTACGTGGGCCGCGCGCCGCAGCAGGTGGACGAGTTTCTGGCGGAGTGGGTGGAGCCGGTGCTGGCCCGCTACCCCGATGCCGTCGGCGAGTCCGCGCCGGAGCTCAAGGTCTGA
- the truA gene encoding tRNA pseudouridine(38-40) synthase TruA: MNTPDRHRIRFIIHYDGRGFAGWQVQPDQRTVQGELERVLGKLTAGPCAVVGAGRTDRGVHATGQVAAADVPVRWTAQSLRRAMNALLPDDVWVADAALAAPYFHPRYDATARSYVYRVGLASEADSPFRSPWCWPLVRPVDLLAMERASAAILGDHSFRAFAKAGQEERGDRCTVAAARWAPWEGIGLEFHVTANRFLHHMVRYLVGTLVDIGLGQRPSDHMAALLAGEEGLETSPPAPPEGLFLTAVSYPADAGMEPPRPRGPRLVP, translated from the coding sequence ATGAACACCCCTGACCGGCACCGGATCCGCTTCATCATCCACTACGACGGGCGCGGCTTCGCGGGCTGGCAGGTGCAGCCCGACCAGCGCACCGTGCAGGGCGAACTGGAGCGCGTCCTGGGCAAGCTTACCGCGGGCCCGTGCGCCGTCGTGGGCGCGGGGCGCACCGACCGCGGCGTGCACGCCACCGGCCAGGTGGCCGCCGCCGACGTCCCCGTGCGCTGGACCGCGCAGTCGCTGCGCCGCGCCATGAACGCGCTCCTCCCGGACGACGTGTGGGTAGCCGACGCCGCGCTCGCCGCGCCGTACTTTCATCCGCGGTACGATGCCACGGCGCGCTCCTACGTTTACCGCGTGGGCCTGGCGTCCGAGGCGGATTCGCCCTTTCGCTCGCCCTGGTGCTGGCCGCTGGTGCGCCCGGTGGACCTTCTGGCCATGGAGCGCGCGTCGGCCGCCATCCTAGGCGACCACTCGTTCCGCGCGTTCGCCAAGGCCGGCCAGGAAGAGCGCGGCGATCGCTGCACCGTGGCCGCCGCGCGCTGGGCGCCGTGGGAGGGGATCGGGCTGGAGTTCCACGTCACCGCCAACCGATTTCTGCACCACATGGTGCGGTACCTGGTGGGCACGCTGGTGGACATCGGGCTGGGGCAGCGGCCGTCGGATCACATGGCCGCGCTCCTGGCGGGAGAGGAGGGGCTGGAGACGTCGCCCCCCGCGCCGCCGGAAGGCTTGTTTCTCACCGCCGTCAGCTATCCCGCGGATGCCGGGATGGAGCCGCCGCGCCCCCGCGGCCCCCGCCTGGTGCCGTAG
- a CDS encoding KTSC domain-containing protein — translation MTRIPVNSSSIASVGYLPDKRLMEVEFVTGRLYAYEEVPETVFRELVAAESVGRYFSTHVRPAGFRYQKLA, via the coding sequence ATGACGCGGATTCCGGTCAACAGTTCGAGTATCGCTTCGGTGGGCTATCTGCCGGACAAGCGGTTGATGGAGGTGGAGTTCGTCACCGGGCGGCTGTACGCGTACGAGGAGGTGCCGGAGACGGTGTTCCGCGAGCTCGTCGCGGCGGAATCGGTGGGCCGGTACTTCTCCACGCACGTTCGCCCCGCGGGGTTCCGCTACCAGAAACTAGCCTGA
- a CDS encoding DHA2 family efflux MFS transporter permease subunit yields the protein MSTTAIRRSEAAPPPPAASAEPGAYPYRWLILLGLITAAVMEVLDTTIIVVAMPQMSGNLGATPEEIAWVSTSYILANVVVLPMTAFFAATFGRKRYLTFSIILFVVASFLCGTASSLGELVLWRLVQGAGGAALLSTAQATIRQIFKREEQGMVQAIFLLGIIVAPTLGPTLGGWITDNYAWSWCFFINVPIGIVSALLVSTFLNDDPSAVRRSGPVDWSGIALLIAGVGSLQYVLEEGNKKDWFADPMIGFLSVIAAVSLIGLVLWELSPRNKHPVVEFRVLKNRELAASIFLFVVLGFGLFGGAYLFPLFTQTLLGFTPTETGLAMLPGGLATAVMAVACGMMLNGKKPLVDPRILIFAGMGLFILAMWDLGHLTTAAGEADARFPLIIRGLAMGLLFTPINNAAFGSLKPQEAQQAAGLVNLSRQLGGSFGIALISTYLTRHVQYHRADLVANMYAGNPEFQSRYQGMVATLVQHGSSLMDAQKGAYALMDRMLMRQASMLAYNDSWLLILVSFAAVAPAVLLLRKPKGNAAPVDMH from the coding sequence ATGAGCACAACCGCAATCCGCCGCAGCGAGGCCGCGCCGCCTCCGCCGGCGGCCAGCGCCGAACCCGGCGCCTATCCGTACCGCTGGCTGATTCTGCTGGGGCTGATCACCGCGGCGGTGATGGAGGTGCTCGACACCACCATCATCGTGGTGGCCATGCCGCAGATGTCCGGCAACCTGGGCGCGACGCCCGAAGAAATCGCCTGGGTCAGCACGTCGTACATTCTCGCCAACGTCGTCGTCCTTCCGATGACGGCGTTCTTTGCCGCCACGTTCGGCCGCAAGCGCTACCTCACGTTCTCCATCATCCTGTTCGTGGTGGCGTCGTTCCTGTGCGGAACCGCCAGCAGCCTGGGCGAACTGGTGCTGTGGCGGCTGGTGCAGGGCGCGGGCGGCGCGGCACTGCTTTCCACCGCGCAGGCCACCATCCGGCAGATCTTCAAGCGCGAGGAGCAGGGGATGGTGCAGGCCATCTTCCTGCTGGGCATCATCGTGGCGCCCACGCTGGGGCCCACGCTGGGCGGGTGGATCACCGACAACTACGCCTGGAGCTGGTGCTTCTTCATCAACGTTCCCATCGGCATCGTTTCCGCGCTGCTGGTGTCGACCTTTCTGAATGACGATCCCTCCGCGGTGCGCCGTTCCGGGCCGGTGGACTGGTCGGGGATCGCGCTGCTGATCGCGGGCGTGGGATCGCTGCAGTACGTGCTGGAAGAGGGCAACAAGAAGGACTGGTTCGCCGATCCCATGATCGGATTTTTGAGCGTGATCGCGGCCGTTTCGCTGATCGGGCTGGTGTTGTGGGAGCTTTCGCCGCGCAACAAGCACCCGGTGGTGGAGTTCCGCGTGCTCAAGAACCGCGAGTTGGCGGCCTCCATCTTTCTGTTCGTGGTGCTGGGCTTCGGCCTGTTCGGTGGCGCCTACCTGTTTCCGCTGTTCACGCAGACGCTGCTCGGCTTTACGCCCACGGAAACGGGCTTGGCCATGCTGCCCGGCGGCCTGGCGACGGCGGTGATGGCCGTGGCGTGCGGAATGATGCTGAACGGCAAGAAGCCGCTGGTGGACCCCCGCATCCTGATCTTTGCCGGGATGGGCCTCTTCATCCTGGCCATGTGGGACCTGGGGCACCTGACCACCGCCGCGGGCGAGGCGGACGCGCGCTTTCCGCTCATCATCCGCGGGCTTGCGATGGGACTGCTGTTCACCCCCATCAACAACGCCGCGTTCGGCAGCCTGAAGCCGCAGGAGGCGCAGCAGGCGGCGGGTCTGGTGAACCTTTCCCGCCAGCTGGGTGGATCGTTCGGGATCGCGCTGATCAGCACGTACCTTACGCGCCACGTGCAGTACCACCGGGCGGACCTGGTGGCGAACATGTACGCGGGCAACCCGGAGTTTCAGTCGCGCTACCAGGGGATGGTGGCCACGCTGGTGCAGCACGGCTCGTCGCTGATGGACGCGCAGAAGGGCGCCTACGCGCTCATGGACCGCATGCTGATGCGGCAGGCGTCCATGCTGGCGTACAACGATTCGTGGCTGCTGATTCTGGTGTCGTTCGCCGCGGTGGCGCCGGCGGTGCTGCTGCTGCGCAAGCCCAAGGGCAACGCCGCGCCGGTGGACATGCACTGA
- a CDS encoding PPC domain-containing protein: MNTRRITGLLLAGAALCSLPAGAAHAQRQPSAGAAGSIRVGQSVNGTLAASTPSMTERGRFRVYSFQAQAGRRYVATLQGTEFDPFVSLARTVGGVTDYIASDDDGGGGTNARLRFVVPATGTYMLVAQSLSLEGVGAFTLRLDTVARRPLAISALRVGQTLSAALTEADAEYDATPGRYDVYRVRGQAGQRVRLRMEMGDNVPNLIVGHMENGEFVADDEEGPQGEQINAVIPDSGALLVQAGAMGGELGEYTVSVMERAPARPARVQPLRRGESVDGTLTEEDPEDENDERLYDAFGYTGRAGERVRIQMTSEDFDTFISIGRMNGTEFQEIASNDDSEDEEGTNSVLEVELPEDGRYVIRATSFASGTTGSYRLRVSTP, encoded by the coding sequence ATGAACACCCGTCGAATCACCGGCCTGCTGCTCGCCGGGGCTGCCCTGTGCTCCCTTCCCGCCGGGGCCGCCCACGCGCAGCGCCAGCCCTCCGCGGGTGCGGCCGGAAGCATCCGCGTGGGGCAGTCGGTGAACGGCACGCTCGCCGCGTCCACCCCCAGCATGACGGAGCGCGGGCGCTTTCGCGTCTATTCGTTTCAGGCACAGGCCGGGCGCCGGTACGTGGCCACTCTGCAGGGCACGGAGTTCGACCCGTTCGTAAGCCTGGCGCGCACCGTGGGCGGCGTGACCGACTACATCGCCTCCGACGACGACGGCGGCGGCGGAACCAATGCGCGGCTCCGCTTCGTGGTGCCGGCCACCGGCACCTACATGCTGGTGGCGCAGTCGCTGAGCCTGGAGGGCGTGGGCGCGTTCACGCTGCGGCTGGACACCGTGGCGCGCCGGCCGCTGGCCATCAGCGCCCTGCGCGTGGGGCAGACGCTGAGCGCCGCGCTCACCGAGGCGGATGCGGAATACGACGCCACGCCGGGCCGCTACGACGTGTACCGCGTGCGCGGGCAGGCGGGGCAGCGGGTGCGGCTGCGCATGGAGATGGGCGACAACGTGCCCAACCTGATCGTGGGCCACATGGAGAACGGCGAGTTCGTGGCCGACGATGAGGAAGGGCCCCAGGGCGAGCAGATCAACGCGGTCATCCCCGACAGCGGCGCCCTTCTGGTGCAGGCCGGCGCCATGGGCGGCGAACTGGGCGAGTACACCGTGTCGGTGATGGAGCGCGCCCCGGCCCGCCCCGCGCGCGTGCAGCCCCTCCGCCGCGGCGAGAGCGTGGACGGCACGCTGACGGAGGAAGACCCGGAGGACGAGAACGACGAGCGCCTGTACGATGCGTTCGGCTACACCGGCCGCGCGGGCGAGCGGGTGCGCATCCAGATGACGTCCGAGGACTTCGACACCTTCATCTCCATCGGGCGGATGAACGGCACGGAGTTCCAGGAGATCGCCTCCAACGACGACTCCGAGGACGAGGAAGGCACCAACTCGGTGCTGGAGGTGGAGTTGCCGGAGGACGGGCGCTACGTCATCCGCGCCACCAGCTTCGCGTCCGGCACGACGGGTTCGTACCGGCTGCGCGTTTCCACGCCCTGA
- a CDS encoding carboxypeptidase M32: protein MTETLHADAPAQPGATPYDQLMREMREIATLGSVGAMLGWDQEVMMPDKAAPLRGEQAALLSSLVHERRTRPELGELIAVCQADTELMADPLAAANLRGLRVDYDHATRLPVSLVRETAETTSLAMHTWREARERSDFDAFAPWLEKLMELNRRTAEHLGVPEGGELYDALLDSYEPGMRAAELDGIFGELRAGLVPLIRELTESGRAPDTEWMNIPLSIARQEAFNRGVVERMGFDFQAGRLDVSTHPFCESAGPGDTRLTTRYEEGQFLSALHSTMHEVGHGLYEQGLPKAERFGQPLAEAASMGIHESQSRMWENLVGRGLPFWEWALPELQAQAGSEAFSGLTPATLYRGLNRVEPNLIRIESDEATYNLHIMLRFDLERAMLRGDLAVRDLPGAWNERIQSDLGLTVPDDARGCMQDIHWSMGAVGYFPTYTLGNLYAAQLWEAINAAIPDLDEQVRRGEFGALLTWLRQNVHAHGRRYTAPELCQRATGRPLSPAPLLGYLRGKLRSVYGLS from the coding sequence ATGACCGAAACGCTCCACGCCGACGCGCCCGCCCAGCCCGGCGCCACGCCGTACGACCAGCTCATGCGCGAAATGCGCGAGATCGCCACGCTCGGCTCCGTGGGCGCCATGCTGGGGTGGGACCAGGAAGTCATGATGCCCGACAAGGCCGCCCCCCTGCGCGGAGAACAGGCCGCTCTCCTGTCGTCGCTGGTCCACGAGCGCCGCACCCGCCCCGAACTGGGCGAACTGATCGCCGTCTGCCAGGCCGACACGGAGTTGATGGCCGACCCGCTCGCCGCTGCCAACCTGCGCGGCCTGCGGGTGGACTACGACCACGCCACCCGCCTTCCCGTCTCCCTCGTGCGCGAAACGGCGGAAACCACCTCGCTGGCCATGCACACGTGGCGGGAAGCGCGCGAGCGGAGCGATTTCGATGCGTTCGCTCCGTGGCTGGAAAAGCTGATGGAGCTGAACCGCCGCACCGCCGAGCACCTGGGCGTTCCCGAAGGCGGCGAGTTGTACGATGCGCTGCTGGACAGCTATGAGCCCGGCATGCGCGCCGCGGAACTGGACGGCATCTTCGGAGAGCTGCGCGCCGGGCTCGTCCCGCTCATCCGCGAGCTGACGGAAAGCGGCAGGGCGCCGGACACGGAGTGGATGAACATCCCGCTCTCCATCGCGCGGCAGGAGGCGTTCAACCGGGGCGTGGTGGAGCGCATGGGCTTCGACTTCCAGGCGGGCCGGCTGGACGTTTCCACCCACCCGTTCTGCGAAAGCGCCGGCCCGGGCGACACGCGCCTCACCACGCGCTACGAGGAGGGCCAGTTTCTGAGCGCGCTGCACTCCACCATGCACGAGGTGGGGCACGGACTGTACGAGCAGGGCCTTCCCAAGGCGGAGCGCTTCGGGCAGCCCCTGGCGGAAGCCGCCAGCATGGGCATTCACGAAAGCCAGTCGCGGATGTGGGAAAACCTGGTGGGCCGCGGGCTGCCGTTCTGGGAGTGGGCGCTTCCGGAACTCCAGGCGCAGGCCGGCTCCGAAGCGTTCTCCGGCCTCACCCCGGCCACGCTGTACCGCGGGCTGAACCGCGTGGAGCCCAACCTGATCCGCATCGAGAGCGACGAGGCCACGTACAACCTGCACATCATGCTGCGCTTTGACCTGGAGCGCGCCATGCTGCGCGGCGACCTGGCCGTACGCGACCTGCCCGGCGCATGGAACGAGCGCATCCAGTCGGACCTGGGGCTCACGGTGCCCGACGACGCCCGCGGCTGCATGCAGGACATCCACTGGTCCATGGGCGCCGTGGGCTACTTTCCCACCTACACGCTGGGCAACCTGTACGCGGCCCAGCTGTGGGAGGCCATCAACGCCGCGATTCCGGACCTGGACGAGCAGGTGCGCCGCGGCGAGTTCGGCGCGCTGCTGACGTGGCTGCGGCAGAACGTGCACGCCCACGGCCGGCGCTACACCGCGCCCGAGCTGTGCCAGCGCGCCACCGGCCGGCCGCTTTCCCCCGCGCCGCTGCTGGGCTACCTGCGCGGCAAGCTGCGTTCGGTGTACGGCCTGTCCTGA
- a CDS encoding type IV pilin protein, which produces MRDLIRPARGRRGFTLIELMIVVVIIGILAALAIPKFTSVTKRAKESEAAPLLRQIATLQERYHAREGVYTTSMAQLEGGPEMTGGKYYDLSLVAHATGFCAIATPNAEGTAHGLNTFSMDGGAIIHTSAGC; this is translated from the coding sequence ATGCGCGATCTTATCCGCCCCGCTCGCGGCCGCCGCGGCTTTACCCTGATCGAACTGATGATCGTGGTGGTCATCATCGGGATCCTGGCCGCGCTGGCGATCCCCAAGTTCACCTCGGTGACCAAGCGCGCCAAGGAGAGCGAGGCGGCGCCGCTGCTGCGCCAGATCGCCACGCTGCAGGAGCGCTACCACGCGCGGGAAGGCGTGTACACCACCAGCATGGCCCAGCTGGAGGGCGGTCCGGAAATGACGGGCGGCAAGTACTACGACCTGAGCCTGGTCGCGCATGCCACCGGCTTCTGCGCCATCGCCACGCCCAACGCGGAAGGCACGGCGCACGGCCTCAACACCTTCAGCATGGACGGCGGCGCCATCATCCACACCAGCGCCGGCTGCTGA
- a CDS encoding type IV pilin protein → MRNLRNNKGFTLIELMIVVVIIGILAAIAIPKFNAVSKNAKQAEAGPVLKQICTLQGSKFQEDGSYATTLSATALPGWEEPNAKYFTFTTTGNNATATPNALGTSSGLVAKTRDCATGAET, encoded by the coding sequence ATGCGCAACCTTCGCAACAACAAGGGCTTCACCCTGATCGAACTGATGATCGTGGTCGTGATCATCGGCATTCTTGCCGCCATCGCGATTCCGAAGTTCAACGCTGTTTCGAAGAATGCGAAGCAGGCCGAGGCCGGCCCGGTGCTCAAGCAGATCTGCACCCTGCAGGGCAGCAAGTTCCAGGAAGACGGCAGCTACGCCACCACCCTGAGCGCCACCGCGCTGCCGGGCTGGGAAGAGCCGAACGCCAAGTACTTCACGTTCACCACCACCGGCAACAACGCGACGGCCACCCCGAACGCGCTGGGCACCTCGTCCGGCCTGGTCGCCAAGACGCGCGACTGCGCGACCGGCGCCGAGACCTGA
- a CDS encoding TetR/AcrR family transcriptional regulator: METNSEREARVPRWERRPEDRPQEIMEAALRVFADRGFRAVRLEEIAEAAGVTKGTLYRYFKGKNELLFQALEHRQQLRSERFRQMTGEVAGPASAKLRRLLSGALAEYVDPENARLHRLLMGELSNDAPELARELLRNTLVRGWTHVQRLIEEGQAAGEFRADADAEVVARIFLSGVSYQMQLFLNPCLGPGTQLPVERLAESATDFLLHGLAPSSSAA, translated from the coding sequence ATGGAGACGAATTCGGAGCGGGAGGCGCGGGTTCCGCGCTGGGAGCGGCGGCCGGAAGACCGGCCCCAGGAGATCATGGAAGCGGCGCTGCGCGTGTTTGCGGACCGCGGATTCCGCGCGGTGCGGCTGGAGGAGATCGCCGAGGCGGCGGGCGTCACCAAGGGCACGCTGTACCGCTACTTCAAGGGCAAGAACGAACTGCTGTTCCAGGCGCTGGAGCACCGGCAGCAGCTGCGTTCCGAGCGGTTCCGGCAGATGACGGGCGAGGTGGCGGGCCCGGCCTCGGCCAAGCTGCGCCGGCTGCTGAGCGGCGCGCTGGCGGAGTACGTGGACCCGGAGAACGCGCGCCTGCACCGCCTGCTGATGGGCGAGCTGAGCAACGACGCGCCGGAGCTTGCGCGCGAACTGCTGCGCAACACGCTGGTGCGCGGGTGGACGCACGTGCAGAGGCTGATCGAGGAAGGGCAGGCGGCCGGCGAGTTTCGCGCGGACGCCGACGCCGAGGTGGTGGCGCGCATCTTTCTTTCCGGCGTCAGCTACCAGATGCAGCTGTTTCTGAACCCCTGCCTGGGTCCCGGCACGCAGCTGCCGGTGGAGCGCCTGGCCGAGTCCGCCACGGACTTCCTGCTGCACGGCTTGGCGCCGTCTTCTTCCGCGGCCTGA
- a CDS encoding prepilin-type N-terminal cleavage/methylation domain-containing protein, giving the protein MRNLRNNKGFTLIELMIVVVIIGILAAIAIPKFNAVSKNAKQAEAGPVLKQICTLQGSKFQEDGSYATTLSTTALPGWEEPNAKYFTFSTTGNNATATPNTLGTSSGLTAKTRDCATGAET; this is encoded by the coding sequence ATGCGCAACCTTCGCAACAACAAGGGCTTCACCCTGATCGAACTGATGATCGTGGTCGTGATCATCGGCATTCTTGCCGCCATCGCGATTCCGAAGTTCAACGCTGTTTCGAAGAATGCGAAGCAGGCCGAGGCCGGCCCGGTGCTCAAGCAGATCTGCACCCTGCAGGGCAGCAAGTTCCAGGAAGACGGCAGCTACGCCACCACGCTGAGCACCACCGCGCTGCCGGGCTGGGAAGAGCCGAACGCCAAGTACTTCACCTTCTCGACCACCGGCAACAACGCGACGGCCACGCCGAACACGCTGGGCACTTCGTCCGGCCTGACCGCCAAGACGCGCGACTGCGCCACCGGCGCCGAGACCTGA